From the bacterium genome, the window TGCCGGATGACTTGGGCCGCATACCATTCGCGCTCGGTGTCTGCAGAGACCTTGGTGAGGAGGGTGACGAGGTGGAACCAGGGCAATTGGGCAGCAGGCTGCTGCCCAATTAGGCCGGAGGGGCACATCTGGGCGAAAAACTTCATGTACTTGAGGTTGCGGCTGGAGAAGCCCTTCATCTCCGGGAAGGCTGCCCGGAGGTCGGCGGCCAAGCGGTCGATCACTTTGGCTCCCCAGCCTTGACGGGTCTGCCGCTCCAGAATCTCGGTGCCGATGTGGTGATAGAGGCGCACCAGTTCCTGATTGACGGCAAGGGTGGCCCGCTGCCGGGCAGAGGAGATGTGGGACTTCAGACTGGCCAGCCACCCCGCGTAGTCCCGAGGGATGATCGATTCGCTATCGGACATGGCTGAGTCCTTTGTAGTCTTCTTCCTACCTGCCATACCCGAGCTCCTTCAGGTTGGCGGCAACAACAGCGTCAAGCTTCGCGGCTTCTTTCTGCTGCTCCCGTAGTGTCGTGGTGAGCCGCCGCATCTTTTCCTCGAACGGCTCACCGTCATCCTCGACCGCTTCGGCGCCGACGTAGCGGCCCGGGGTGAGCACATGGCCATGCTTGCGAATGTCGTCGAGCGTAGCGCTCTTGCAGAAGCCGGCAACGTCGGAGTAGCTCTCCTTACACTCCTTGTCTCCGCGCCAAGCGTGGTAAGTGCCGGCGATCTTCGCGATGTCCTCGTCGGTCAGTTCGCGGTGGACGCGGTCGACCAGTGTCCCCATCTTGCGGGCGTCGATGAAGAGCGTCTCGCGGCGGCGGTCCCGGAACCGCCCGTTCTTCCGGTCGCGGGCGAGGAACCAGAGGCAGACCGGGATCTGCGTCGAGTAGAAGAGCTGCCCCGGCATCGCCACCATGCAGTCCACGAGGTCTGCCTCGATGATCGCCTTGCGGATCTCCCCCTCCCCGGACTGGTTGGACGACATGGAACCGTTGGCGAGCACGAAGCCCGCGATGCCTGTGGGCGCCAGGTGGTGGATGAAGTGTTGGACCCAGGCGTAGTTGGCGTTGCCTGCTGGCGGCATGCCATAAACCCAGCGCTTGTCGTCCTTGAGCAATTCCCCCCGCCAGTCGCTGTCGTTGAAGGGCGGGTTGGCCAGGACGTAGTCGGCCTTAAGATCGGGGTGGCGGTCGATGTGGAAGGTGTCTCCGTGACCGATCTGCGCGTCGATCCCGCGAATTGCGAGGTTCATCTTGGCGAGCCGCCAGGTGGTGTAGTTGGACTCCTGCCCGTAGATGGAGATGTCGCCGATCTTGCCGCTGTGGTTCTCGATGAACTTCTCACTCTGGACGAACATGCCCCCCGATCCGCAGCAAGGGTCGTAGACGCGTCCCTTGTAGGGGGCGAGCATCTCTACCAGCACGCGCACCACGCTGGAGGGCGTGTAGAACTGCCCGCCGCTCTTGCCTTCCGCGCTTGCGAAACGTGCGAGGAAGTATTCGTACACCCGGCCCAGGGTGTCTTTCGCACGGTCGGCGGTGCTTTCCATAGCGATGTCGCTGACGAGGTTGATGATCTGCCCGAGCCGCTGTTTGTCGAGGCCGGGGCGGGCGTAGTCCTTGGGGAGCACGCCCTTGAGCGAGGGATTGTCGCGCTCGATGGCGCTCATGGCATCGTCCACCAGCGTGCCGATGGTTGGCTGCGGAGCGCTGGCCTTCAGGTGCGACCAACGCGCCTCCTTCGGGACCCAGAAGATGGAGGCGGCCCGGTATTCGTCCGGATCCTCGGGGTCGGCACCCTGCTTCCGCTGGGCGTCCAGTTCCGTGTGTTTCGCCTCGAAGGCGTCGGAGATGTACTTGAGGAAGATGAGACCCAGGACGACGTGCTTGTACTCGGCCGCGTCCATGTTGTTGCGGAGAGCGTCTGCAGCAGCCCAGAGTTTTGCTTCGAAACCAAGATTGGCGGCGGTGCCGTTTCCTTTCGGTTTGGCGGGACGGGCCATTTATCCTCCGGTCATTTCAATGAAAAGTAACGAAGGAATGCTCGTCCCCCTACTCCACCGTCACCGACTTGGCGAGGTTCCGGGGCTGGTCGACGTCGGTGCCTTTCAGCACCGCCATGTGGTACGCGAGCAGCTGGAGCGGCACCACCTCGAGGATCGGACGCGCGTACCGTCCACAGGAGGGAAGGGAGATGACGTCCTCGCATTTTCCGTCCAGGATGGCGTCCCCCTCCGTTCCCACGGCAATCACCTTCCCGCCGCGGGCGTGCGCCTCCTCCAGGTTCGAGAGCGTCTTTTCGTAGCTCTCGCCCATCGCGCACAGCACCAGCACCGGCATCCGCTCGTCGATCAGCGCGATCGGGCCGTGCTTCATCTCCCCGGCGGGGTACCCTTCCGCGTGGATGTAGGAGATCTCCTTCAGCTTCAGCGCCCCTTCGAGGGCGATGGGGTAGGAGATGCCGCGGCCCAGGTACAGGAAGTCGCGCGCGTCCTTGTACTTCCTCGCCACCGCCGCGATCTCCTGCTCGCGCTTCAGGATCTCCTCGATCTTGCGCGGCATCTCGGCCAGGTCGACGAGGTGCGGGGAAACCTCCCCGCGGGCCAGGATCCGGCGCTCCTGCGCCAGCCGGATCGCCATGAGGTAGAGCGCCACAAGCTGGGTGGTGAACGCCTTCGTGGAGGCCACGCCGATCTCCGGGCCGGCATGGGTATAGATCACGCCGTCCGACTCCCGCGCGATGGTGGACGCGACGACGTTGCAGATGGCGATCGTGGTAGCCCCCTTCGCCTTCGCCTCCCGCATCCCCGCGAGGGTGTCCGCCGTCTCGCCGGACTGGGAGAGGACGACGCACAACGTCCCTTCCTCCACGACGGGGTCGCGGTACCGGTACTCGGATCCGAGGTCGACCTCGACGGGGATCCGCGCCAGCCCCTCGATCATGAACTTCCCGACGAGGGCCGCGTGCCACGAGGTCCCGCACGCGACGAGGGTCGCCTTCTTCAGGGACATGATCCGTTCGACGGGAAGCGGCAGCGATTCGAAGAAGACCTCTCCGGTTTCGGGCAGCATCCGCCCTGCGAGGGTGTCGAGGATCGCCCGCGGCTGCTCGTGGATCTCCTTCAGCATGAAGTGCCGGTAGCCGCCCTTCTCCGCCATCGAGGAGGTCCAGTCGATCCGCTGCGGGGCGAGTGTCCGCGGTTTCCCCCGGAAGTCGGTGATCCGCAGCCCCGCCGGCGTGGCGATCACCATCTCCCCGTCCTCGAGGAAGAGCACGTCCCGCGTGCGGGATAAAAACGCGGTCAGGTCGGAGGCGAGGAAGAACTCCCCCTCTCCCAGCCCGACCACGAGCGGGCAGTTCAGGCGCGCGCCCACCAGCGTCCCCGGCTCCCGGTCGGTCACCGCGAGGAAGGCGTACGACCCGCG encodes:
- a CDS encoding type I restriction-modification system subunit M translates to MARPAKPKGNGTAANLGFEAKLWAAADALRNNMDAAEYKHVVLGLIFLKYISDAFEAKHTELDAQRKQGADPEDPDEYRAASIFWVPKEARWSHLKASAPQPTIGTLVDDAMSAIERDNPSLKGVLPKDYARPGLDKQRLGQIINLVSDIAMESTADRAKDTLGRVYEYFLARFASAEGKSGGQFYTPSSVVRVLVEMLAPYKGRVYDPCCGSGGMFVQSEKFIENHSGKIGDISIYGQESNYTTWRLAKMNLAIRGIDAQIGHGDTFHIDRHPDLKADYVLANPPFNDSDWRGELLKDDKRWVYGMPPAGNANYAWVQHFIHHLAPTGIAGFVLANGSMSSNQSGEGEIRKAIIEADLVDCMVAMPGQLFYSTQIPVCLWFLARDRKNGRFRDRRRETLFIDARKMGTLVDRVHRELTDEDIAKIAGTYHAWRGDKECKESYSDVAGFCKSATLDDIRKHGHVLTPGRYVGAEAVEDDGEPFEEKMRRLTTTLREQQKEAAKLDAVVAANLKELGYGR
- the glmS gene encoding glutamine--fructose-6-phosphate transaminase (isomerizing), with translation MCGIVGYTGPNSCVEILVDGLRRLEYRGYDSAGVAVQSGGGIAVRKSQGKISRLTERIAKEPVSGTCGVGHTRWATHGRPSDANAHPHLAGHVAVIHNGIVENHRTLKEKMIAKGRVFSSETDSEVIAHLLDERVSAGMPLEEATRKTVSELRGSYAFLAVTDREPGTLVGARLNCPLVVGLGEGEFFLASDLTAFLSRTRDVLFLEDGEMVIATPAGLRITDFRGKPRTLAPQRIDWTSSMAEKGGYRHFMLKEIHEQPRAILDTLAGRMLPETGEVFFESLPLPVERIMSLKKATLVACGTSWHAALVGKFMIEGLARIPVEVDLGSEYRYRDPVVEEGTLCVVLSQSGETADTLAGMREAKAKGATTIAICNVVASTIARESDGVIYTHAGPEIGVASTKAFTTQLVALYLMAIRLAQERRILARGEVSPHLVDLAEMPRKIEEILKREQEIAAVARKYKDARDFLYLGRGISYPIALEGALKLKEISYIHAEGYPAGEMKHGPIALIDERMPVLVLCAMGESYEKTLSNLEEAHARGGKVIAVGTEGDAILDGKCEDVISLPSCGRYARPILEVVPLQLLAYHMAVLKGTDVDQPRNLAKSVTVE